From a region of the Buchnera aphidicola (Aphis fabae) genome:
- the gloB gene encoding hydroxyacylglutathione hydrolase, whose amino-acid sequence MILTNVLALKDNYIWILYDKNNSCIIVDPGESNLVIKTIIQKKLNPQAILITHYHRDHVDGVKNIVKKYPKIIVFGPKKEKNYSIHQIVKGGDKIHLLENDIDVISTPGHTLNHISYYLKPYFFCGDTMFSAGCGRVFQDNYLSMYYSIQLINSFPDDTILCCSHEYTLSNLIFSMNFLPEDNNLKHYYRKVQKKIFLKKNIFPFYLYNEKKINIFLRTDDFILKKMMGFKKNKDSFEIFCYLRKNKDLFGAKRD is encoded by the coding sequence ATGATTTTAACAAATGTATTGGCATTAAAAGATAATTATATTTGGATTTTATATGACAAAAATAATTCTTGTATAATTGTCGATCCAGGTGAATCTAATCTTGTAATAAAAACAATTATCCAAAAAAAATTAAATCCTCAAGCTATTTTAATCACTCATTATCATCGAGATCATGTAGATGGAGTAAAAAACATTGTAAAAAAATATCCTAAAATTATTGTTTTTGGTCCTAAAAAAGAAAAAAATTATAGTATTCATCAAATTGTTAAAGGTGGAGATAAAATACATTTATTAGAAAATGATATTGATGTAATTTCTACACCAGGTCATACATTAAATCATATTTCATATTATTTAAAACCATATTTTTTTTGTGGAGATACGATGTTTTCAGCTGGTTGTGGTCGAGTTTTTCAAGATAATTATCTAAGTATGTATTATTCGATTCAACTAATTAATTCATTTCCAGATGATACTATTTTATGTTGTTCTCATGAATACACTTTATCTAATTTAATTTTTTCTATGAATTTTTTACCAGAAGATAATAATCTTAAACATTATTATAGAAAAGTACAAAAAAAAATATTTTTAAAAAAAAATATTTTTCCATTTTATCTCTATAATGAGAAAAAAATAAATATATTTTTAAGAACAGATGATTTTATTTTAAAAAAAATGATGGGTTTCAAAAAAAACAAAGATTCTTTTGAAATATTTTGTTATTTAAGAAAAAATAAAGATTTATTTGGAGCTAAGCGGGATTGA
- the rnhA gene encoding ribonuclease HI, giving the protein MLKLVRIFTDGSCLGNPGSGGYATILRYNVKEKILTSGFFLTTNNRMELMGVISGLELLKQSCTVEIFTDSQYVKQGVTNWISKWKKQKWKTTNKKLVKNIDLWLRINDLIKKHCITWFWVKAHNGHTENERCDQIARQSANNPSIQDEFYEKIFFNKLTGKL; this is encoded by the coding sequence ATGTTAAAATTAGTCAGAATATTTACAGATGGTTCTTGTTTAGGAAATCCAGGATCGGGTGGATATGCAACCATATTACGTTATAATGTAAAAGAAAAAATATTAACTTCAGGTTTTTTTTTAACCACTAACAACCGAATGGAACTAATGGGTGTAATCTCAGGATTAGAACTTTTAAAACAATCTTGTACCGTTGAAATTTTTACAGATAGTCAATATGTTAAACAAGGAGTAACAAACTGGATATCAAAATGGAAGAAGCAAAAATGGAAAACAACTAATAAAAAATTAGTAAAAAATATAGATTTATGGTTACGTATTAATGATTTAATAAAAAAACATTGTATTACATGGTTTTGGGTAAAAGCACATAATGGTCATACAGAAAATGAACGATGTGATCAAATTGCACGTCAATCTGCGAATAATCCATCGATTCAAGATGAATTTTATGAAAAAATTTTTTTTAATAAACTAACGGGAAAATTATGA
- the dnaQ gene encoding DNA polymerase III subunit epsilon: MINNKKRIIILDTETTGMNNFGKPYINHRIIEIGAVEIINRRFTGNNFHVYIQPNRLIDSNALKVHGITNDFLLDKPLFKNIAKKFFQYIRNSQLVIHNAPFDIGFINQEFSLLTNKIIDISKFCYIIDTLKIARKLFPGKKNTLDALCNRYKIKNSHRILHGALLDSFLLGKLYLLMTSGQESMSFYNNIENTKNFESSGKLIINKKKSLKILKANQQELKLHEKYINYLKNIK, encoded by the coding sequence ATGATAAATAATAAAAAAAGAATAATTATATTAGATACTGAAACTACTGGTATGAATAATTTTGGAAAACCTTATATTAATCATAGAATTATTGAAATTGGAGCTGTTGAAATTATTAATCGTCGTTTTACAGGAAATAATTTTCATGTATATATTCAACCTAATAGATTAATAGATTCAAATGCTTTAAAAGTTCATGGAATTACTAATGATTTTTTATTAGATAAACCATTGTTTAAAAATATAGCTAAAAAGTTTTTTCAGTATATTCGAAATTCTCAATTAGTAATTCATAATGCACCATTTGATATAGGATTTATAAATCAAGAATTTTCTTTATTAACAAATAAAATAATAGATATATCAAAGTTTTGTTATATTATTGATACTTTAAAAATTGCAAGAAAATTATTTCCTGGAAAAAAAAATACATTAGATGCTCTGTGCAATCGATATAAAATAAAAAATTCTCATAGAATTTTACATGGTGCTCTTTTAGATTCGTTTTTATTAGGTAAATTATATCTTTTAATGACGAGTGGTCAAGAATCGATGTCATTTTATAATAATATTGAAAACACAAAAAATTTTGAATCTTCTGGTAAATTAATAATAAATAAAAAAAAATCTTTAAAAATATTGAAAGCAAATCAACAAGAACTAAAACTTCATGAAAAATATATAAACTATCTAAAAAATATAAAATAA
- the lpcA gene encoding D-sedoheptulose 7-phosphate isomerase has protein sequence MYKKTIDFELNTALNVLKNFLENKDQIKNIEKSAILISEAFKNKKKVISCGNGGSHCDAVHFAEELTGLYRKKRSGYPAIPISDVGHISAIGNDFGYDYIFSRYIESIGNSSDILLAISTSGNSSNIINAIKTARKKEMKIIVLTGNDGGKIKKLSDIEICVPYYGYSDRIQEIHIKIIHILILIIEKEMKKNNQ, from the coding sequence ATGTATAAAAAAACTATTGATTTTGAATTAAATACTGCATTAAACGTTTTAAAAAATTTTTTAGAAAATAAAGATCAAATAAAAAACATTGAAAAATCTGCTATTTTAATTTCAGAAGCATTTAAAAATAAAAAAAAAGTAATTTCCTGTGGCAATGGAGGATCACATTGTGATGCTGTTCATTTTGCAGAAGAGCTCACTGGTCTTTATAGAAAAAAAAGATCTGGATATCCAGCAATACCTATTTCTGATGTAGGACATATTTCAGCAATAGGAAATGATTTTGGATATGATTATATTTTTTCACGTTATATTGAAAGTATAGGAAACTCTAGTGATATATTATTAGCAATTTCCACTTCAGGAAATTCTAGTAATATTATTAATGCAATAAAAACAGCACGTAAAAAAGAAATGAAAATAATTGTATTAACAGGAAATGATGGAGGAAAAATTAAAAAATTATCTGATATTGAAATTTGTGTACCATATTACGGTTATTCAGATCGAATACAGGAAATTCATATAAAAATTATTCACATATTAATATTAATTATTGAAAAAGAAATGAAAAAAAATAATCAATAG
- the gpt gene encoding xanthine phosphoribosyltransferase: MSEKYIVTWDMLQIYTRKLASRLLKINSWNGIIAVSRGGLVPASLLARELSIRYVDTICIASYNYDCLQKNRKIIKKTKSNSEKIIVVDDLVDTGGTANIIRKLYPKAYFVTIFAKPMGRLLVDDYIIDVDQNIWIEQPWDMSISYIPPLIKKN; encoded by the coding sequence ATGAGTGAGAAATATATTGTCACTTGGGATATGCTTCAAATTTATACGCGAAAGTTAGCTAGTCGATTACTCAAAATAAATTCTTGGAATGGAATTATTGCTGTTAGCAGAGGTGGTTTAGTTCCTGCTTCTTTATTAGCAAGAGAGTTAAGTATTCGATATGTTGATACAATATGTATTGCAAGTTATAATTATGATTGTCTACAAAAAAATAGAAAAATTATAAAAAAAACAAAAAGTAATAGTGAAAAAATCATTGTAGTAGATGATCTTGTTGATACAGGTGGAACTGCAAATATTATTCGAAAATTATATCCAAAAGCATATTTTGTAACTATTTTTGCAAAACCAATGGGTAGATTATTAGTAGATGATTATATCATTGATGTCGATCAAAATATATGGATCGAACAACCTTGGGATATGTCAATATCTTACATTCCCCCTCTTATTAAAAAAAATTAA
- a CDS encoding nucleotide exchange factor GrpE: MINKIKITDEKNTKDTINDLNNENNDLINILQNKLKISEEKIKEIILNQNKEVFQVKNRLKIEFDKYQKFSLEKLIIEFLPIIDNIERAFNLIQQKNEKKYIEILKNIEHVLSLIKTMFTEFQVSKINDIKIEFDPNIHQAISVRYNNEIESNQILEVMQSGYIIYNSRLLRPAMVVVSTKNIDCS, from the coding sequence ATGATAAATAAAATAAAAATAACAGATGAAAAAAATACAAAAGATACAATAAATGATTTAAATAATGAAAATAATGATTTAATTAATATTTTACAAAATAAATTAAAGATATCTGAAGAAAAAATAAAAGAAATAATTTTAAATCAAAATAAAGAAGTTTTTCAAGTAAAAAACAGATTAAAAATTGAATTTGACAAATATCAAAAATTTTCTTTAGAAAAATTAATTATTGAATTTCTTCCAATTATAGATAATATTGAACGTGCTTTTAATTTAATACAACAAAAAAACGAAAAAAAATATATTGAAATTTTAAAAAATATCGAACATGTTCTATCTTTAATAAAAACTATGTTTACTGAATTTCAAGTATCTAAAATAAATGATATAAAAATTGAATTTGATCCTAACATTCATCAAGCAATATCTGTTAGATATAATAATGAAATTGAATCTAATCAAATACTTGAAGTGATGCAATCTGGTTATATAATTTATAATTCTCGTTTATTACGTCCTGCAATGGTTGTTGTATCAACAAAAAACATTGATTGTTCTTAG
- a CDS encoding RnfH family protein produces the protein MIQVTIIYALSEIQYIKTVYMKSNSTVKDAILASNLLSIVENIQFYKNNVGIYNKLVHLNKKIKNGDRIEIYRNLITDPKERRRNKHHSLKQLLKI, from the coding sequence ATGATTCAAGTTACAATAATTTATGCTTTATCAGAAATACAATATATTAAAACAGTTTATATGAAATCTAATTCAACTGTAAAAGATGCTATCTTAGCATCAAATTTACTTAGTATAGTAGAAAATATTCAATTTTATAAAAATAATGTAGGAATCTATAATAAATTAGTTCATTTAAATAAGAAAATAAAAAATGGAGATCGAATTGAAATTTACAGAAATTTAATAACAGATCCAAAAGAAAGAAGAAGAAATAAACATCACTCTTTGAAACAATTATTAAAAATTTAA
- the smpB gene encoding SsrA-binding protein SmpB, with protein MLNKKKHNLKLSTICTNKKAYYNYFIEEVFQSGLVLKGWEIKSIRLGKINISESYISNYSNNNNSNEMYLCNSIIQPLQTTSNYLSCDSIRKRKLLLHKNEINYLSIKKNQIGYTLIALSLLWKKSWCKLSFGLAKGKNKIDKREEDKKNTWKKEKLRILKKTNMC; from the coding sequence ATGTTAAATAAAAAAAAGCATAATTTAAAATTATCTACTATTTGTACAAATAAAAAAGCATATTATAATTATTTCATAGAAGAAGTATTTCAATCAGGTTTAGTATTAAAGGGATGGGAAATTAAATCTATTAGATTAGGTAAGATAAATATTTCTGAAAGTTACATTAGTAATTATTCAAATAATAACAATTCCAATGAGATGTATCTTTGTAATTCTATTATTCAACCTTTGCAAACTACGTCAAATTATTTGTCTTGTGATTCAATAAGAAAAAGAAAATTGCTTTTACATAAAAACGAAATAAATTACTTATCTATAAAGAAGAATCAAATAGGTTACACTTTAATTGCACTTTCTTTATTATGGAAAAAATCTTGGTGTAAATTAAGTTTCGGATTAGCGAAAGGTAAAAATAAAATAGACAAAAGAGAAGAAGACAAAAAAAATACATGGAAAAAAGAAAAGCTGAGAATCTTAAAAAAAACTAATATGTGTTAA